The stretch of DNA AAAAAACATCTCAAAAACTCATCTCATACTAATTAAAAACCcttctttaattttttggtcTACAAAAATTccataagagcatccttatcgaTGGAGCTTTTTCgtgatttttgagaagtttttgtaagtatgattaagaaagagaatatcggaggaaagagaaaaaaaaaaaactctgacAGTTTAAAAAAAACGAAAAGCTGATATAAAAATCAGCTGGCGGGCACTCTGACTCGCCCAGTAGGCACTTGTTCCACACACACTTGCTTGCGGCGCAAAGTGCGCCTCACTTGCGCACTTTTAATACTCCTGCAATTTGCAGGAGTAACATTTGCTCTAAAAATGGTCTTTCACATTAGTTCAAATTCAATAGATGATTTTTATTTACTGACATAGACCTCTAAATAACCTGTGTGGTCTAACAATCAAATGTTGCTCCTCTAATGTGCCCGACAAATTTCTCCAATTAACTTGGACttgaaatttattatgaatCTTGAATTCGAAGAGGTTCTCTCCAGGTATTTAGCTGGATATTTTTCATTggatttttattgatttataactttttttttaggaactgatgcttctttctttattttgattttgaaggaATTTGATAAAGAGTTCACTAAGTTGGGATTTCAACTAAATGTGGAATACCTTAAGCTGTCATGTTTCTCTTACAAAAGTgatgttacaacttacaagttatGCATTAGTTCATTTGTTGCGATTATGTCCCAAGTTATGCAAACTCGAGATAAATTTGTCATAGGTAATCTTAATTTCGATGGataaatttttcatttattcaccaatttttttgttgtttctatattattttgcatttgtTTGTAATCCTGATCTGATTTTAATAGTTTTAATtgtatgatgtttttttttttttttttatagcttgAGGTGGTGACATTTGACTGTGTCAACACATGGtcgaaaattttgaaaaaacttCATTCTACAACTCGAACAAATAAGATGCTTCAAGCTTTGAAGGTTACCTAATTTATCGGGTAAAAAGTTGAACTCTTTTTCATTGGGAAGTTACTTGGGAGCTTTTCAACACTCGAGAAGGCTGTCATTGTTCATAAGTATTACTACAACAAGGAGGATAGAATTATGAAGGAGCTTTTGAaagtatttttttgttttatggtACCTCAACAGAAATGATTTATGTTTAATGGATATGTTTGAaagtattttttgtttaatgggtatttttcaaattatttttgtcGTATGTTTGGAATTATTTTTGTTCAATAGGGGTGGGTATGTTTCCACTGAATGTACTAGTACATAGTGTTTTGTGTCTTGACTTTTGAGTGATGCCAAATGAATGAAAGGTTTTTtctgtattataaataattatttgtgttACCATCTTAatctcaaaatttattatttgtgatatTACCACATTAAATATCCGatttttagggtgtgtttggttcgcatataggaatcgaaattggaatgagtatcaaatcaaatacttgataatagtaatgagttttggtgaaagtattttgcatgtttagtaaTAGGgtagaatgagaatgattattaataatcgggaaagaggaggaagaaggggtgaaactcttattttattaaggaatgagttttgcaattaaggggtaatcaaaactcatagtagtgttctaaaaacctgtcaaccaaacaataacaataactttgatactcattcctgatagctaaacctgtcaatcaaacacacccttaatttgatcatatttcTTTGTGCTACTTTTGACATTTCGATCACTCTTAACTTAAAAGATactttgataatatataataaaatcttAACGAATGCCATTTGGTCATTTGTTAACAACCTCGCCATGGAGAACTTGTTTCGTGCAACTAGCAGCAAGACATGGTGCTATCCATCACTAGGGCTGTGCAGAAACCAAAAAAACCGACCGAACCGCGGTCCGATCAGACATAGCCGAACCGGGCCGAACCCGAACAGTTGAATCCGAACCATGGGAGCTAAACGATGTCGGTTCATCGGTGGCAGGTAGGGGGTCCAAAATCGCGTCCGACCCATCCGATTACCCGATCTAAAATAGGGATACCTAAACCTAATAGTATACGACGTCGTTTGAggtgtagtatatatatgcgCGTTGCTGATTGAGACTCCTGGTCTCTCCTCATTTGCGCAGTCGCGATCTCTCAGATAGGGTTTTCTTTTTGTCTGTTCTCTGAGTTCTCTCTACTCTCTAGTCTCTTGATCTCTTCTGATTCTCCGATTCTGATTTCTTACTTCTGAGTGAGTGTGTGAGTGTGTGAGACTCTCAGTCTGGAGTCTGGACACTCCCTGAGTTCTGGACTCGATTACTTCCTGGCGGTGGCCGTTGCCAGTTGGTTCTGTTCGACTGTTCGAGTATGACATATGATTGATTGAGCAAAGAATAGAGCAAAAAGTGATAATAGGTGCATATGTTACTCGAGCCAATAAGCATATATTAGGTGTTGAGATCAATATTTGCCCCACCCATTTTTCAAAGAAACTCAAATTCTACTCCATACTTTTATTCTCTCGTACAAAAGTTTCATACCCATGAAAATAACATATCATATGAGATTTCATATACCAGAAATCttttttcaaattcatttcACATGCCTAGATTCTTGAGAAATTGTATCTCCTTCACTCTGACACAATTTAGAAGAAAAGGCAAATACTCCCTCCGCTCAAAGTCTCAAACACAAATAGGCTCTTCGTTTCCCAACTAATGACCAACAGTTTCTTCATAGTCACCCTGGAGACAAAGACTTGATCTTCCTTCATCTTTGGCCCCAGACGAAGACCAGTAGACTTTATCAAAAGCGCAAGCCCAACTCAAACGGTTCTCCTCCGACGCTGCTCGCCGCCTCTCTCCTCTTTTGGCGCTTGGATTTCAGGTTTTTCTCTCAAACCCAATTTGCTTTGCTTCTGTGTGTGTACGTAtggatgtatgtatgtatgcatgtgtgTATACATTCTTCTGGATTTTAAAGCAATGTGGATTaagttttgattttaaaattttgggatAAAAAATTTAGGTTTACAGAGTTTGAATGCtagaaatttgtttgttttgaattCCTTGTTTCTTATTTCTACTCTGCATAGTCCATGTATGATGTTTGGCATATTCTTATAAACCTGTCTGTGTTTAAGacttgcaatttaattattatggcCAAGTTAGCCCATTTTGGAATATGTTTTAAGTTTTGATTGATTTGTTAGTTAATTTGCATAGGTTTAGGTTATTGGATTATGGCACCAGTGAGAGATAGAATCAGTCAATTTCCTGCAGATATACTTGACCACATCTTGGGATTTTTGCCAATTCAAGATGCTGCTAAAACCGCTGTGTTATCTTCCATTTGGAGAGATGTTTGGCTTAGTCTTACCCAACTCAATTTTGATCATAAGTTCTttctttatattaataataaacatcGCCGTGCTAGCAAGTATGTCAAGAAATCAGCTGCAAGTTTATACGTGATCAACAAAGTTCTCCTGCTGCACAAAGGAACAATTCGGAAATTTGTTCTCTGTTTTTATAATGTTGGGATACTTGCAATTAGGTCTCGGTCTTATGACTTCGATGAATGGTTACTTTTAGTAACACAGAAAGGTGTTGAAGAAATCTACATTCGTTTTGAGGAAAAAGCATACCGGTTGCCAGGCTGCATATTTTCTTGCTCAACACTTAAGAGATTGCATCTTTATGGTGTCATTGTTGATCCAATCAATTTGCCTTGCATATTACCTAATGTTGCTTCACTTTGTTTTGAATGGGTTGACTTTGGTCCTATAAATTGTCTAGATTGTGCTATTGATGTTCTTGCACTCGAGGATTTGTCATTTATCAGCTGTAAAAACACGTTTTATTTTGACATTACTGCTCCAAAGCTGCGTAGTTTAACAATCAAATCTGGCTCATCTAACGAGTTGGGCA from Ipomoea triloba cultivar NCNSP0323 chromosome 7, ASM357664v1 encodes:
- the LOC116024261 gene encoding F-box/FBD/LRR-repeat protein At1g13570-like codes for the protein MAPVRDRISQFPADILDHILGFLPIQDAAKTAVLSSIWRDVWLSLTQLNFDHKFFLYINNKHRRASKYVKKSAASLYVINKVLLLHKGTIRKFVLCFYNVGILAIRSRSYDFDEWLLLVTQKGVEEIYIRFEEKAYRLPGCIFSCSTLKRLHLYGVIVDPINLPCILPNVASLCFEWVDFGPINCLDCAIDVLALEDLSFISCKNTFYFDITAPKLRSLTIKSGSSNELGKFLPVNLDLRSIYTLDLGGCVQGFVKEFTKMGFRLNVKYLKLSCYEEFYTQSDRSFSVLVHLLRLCPKLCKLLRSVATECVDALLELHDVAQTNTMLHALKFISFIGSHSEMLFIKKLLASFSTLERVVIVREKYYCKKDSTEIMQELWNLHVASTKTKIIIV